CCTCGCGCGGCCTCGACATCGCCGAGCTCGAAGCGGTGATCAACGTCGACGTGACGCCGGACCCGGAAGTGCATGTGCACCGCATTGGCCGCACGGGTCGCGCCGATCAGGAAGGTTGGGCGCTCAGTCTGGCCAGCATGAACGAGATGGGCCGCGTGGGAAGTCTCGAACAGGCGCAAAAGCGTGAAGTCGAGTGGCACAAGCTGGCCGATCTCAAACCGGCGAGCAACGAGCGTCTGCTGCCGCCCATGGAAACGCTGCAGATTCTCGGCGGCCGTAAGGAAAAGATCCGCCCGGGCGATGTGCTCGGCGCGCTGACCGGCGAAGCAGGCTTCGCCGGTTCGCAGATCGGCAAGATCAACGTGACCGAAATGTCGACCTATGTGGCCGTGGAGCGCAGCATCGCGCGCGAGGCAATGCGCAAGCTCAGTGGCGGCAAGGTGAAGGGCAAGAAGGTCAAAGTCCGCATGATGGACGACGCCTGATCGTCCACTAGTCAATTGATCAGTGGATTACGGCTGCGGTCGCACGATCGCAGCCGTCCCACCCGCATCACATTACGTCATACCTCGGCTGTTTTACGCGCTCCCCGCGCGACTGTGTTTCTCCCGCCAAACCCCTGATTTTATTGCCTTGGCCCGTCCCAGCACGGTATTGCGCGAGCCATGACGTAAACGCATGCCGTGCATGACAAAGTTTCGATTGTGACCGTTCTTCGGCTGATGCCTAATCATCGAACCGGATGGGGCCGCCGCGCAGTTGGCGGTCCGCGAATCCGCTGCCGGATGGAGAAAGGGAGATAGCCTTATGCAGAGCGCCACGCAAGCCCGCTCGAAACTGCCTGACGTAGGCACGACGATTTTTACCGTGATCGGCCAGTTGGCCGCCCAACACGATGCACTGAACCTGTCGCAAGGCGCGCCGAACTTCGCGCCCGACGCGAAACTGATCGACGGTGTCGCGCAAGCCATGCGCGCCGGTCATAACCAGTACGCGCCGATGGCCGGCATCGCCGCCCTGCGCGAAGCGCTCGCCCATAAGGTCGAGTCGCTGTATGGCGTGCGCTACGACCCGTCGAGCGAAGTGACCGTGATCGCCAGCGCCAGCGAAGGCCTGTATTCGACGATCAGCGCGCTGGTGCATCCGGGCGATGAAGTGATTTACTTCGAGCCGTCATTCGACAGCTACGGCCCGATCGTTCGCCTGCAAGGCGCAACGCCGATTCCGATCAAACTTTCGCTGAGCGATTTTCGCGTGAACTGGGACGAGGTCGCCGCCGCGATCACGCCGAAGACGCGCATGATCATCATCAACACGCCGCACAACCCGACCGCAACCGTGTTCAGTGAAGATGACATCGCCCGTCTGAAGGCCGTGACGCGCAACACCGACATCGTGATTCTTTCCGACGAAGTCTACGAACATGTCGTGTTCGACGGCGCCAAACATCAGAGCATGGCGTGCGACGCCGAACTCGCGGAACGTAGCGTGATCGTGTCCTCGTTCGGCAAGTCGTATCACGTGACGGGTTGGCGCGTCGGCTATTGCCTCGCGCCTGCCGCGCTCATGGACGAGATTCGCAAAGTCCATCAGTTCATGGTGTTTTCCGCCGATACGCCGATGCAGTACGCGTTCGTCGATGCACTGGCGAATCGCGAGAGCTATCTCGGGCTGTCCGCGTTCTATCAGAAGAAACGCGATCTGCTCGCCCATGCGCTGCGCGAATCGCGCTTCGAGTTATTGCCGAGCGAAGGCAGCTTCTTCATGCTCGCGCGTTTCCGCAATTTCTCCGAAGAAAGCGATAGTGATTTCGTGCTGCGCCTGATTCGCGATGCACGTGTCGCGACGATTCCGCTGTCGGCGTTTTATACCGACGGCACGGATTCCGGCTTGATCCGCCTGAGCTTCTCGAAGGACGACGCGACCTTGATTGAAGGCGCGCGACGTTTGTGCGAAATTTGATTGTTGAAGGAAAAGGGACACGTTATGAAATTGCTCAAGCCTCTATTGGCGCTGGCCTGCGCATTCGCGTCGATTGCCGCGTCGTCTGGCGCGATCGCCGCGGACACATCCACGCTGCGTTTCGGACTCGAAGCGCAATATCCGCCGTTCGAATCGAAAGGCCCGAACGGTGAGTTGCAAGGTCTCGACGTCGACGTCGGCAATGCCGTCTGCGTCGCCGCGCATTTGACCTGCAAATGGGTCGAAACCTCGTTCGACGGTTTGATCCCCGCGCTGCAAGGCCGCAAGTTCGACGCGATCAATTCGGCGATGAACGCCACCGAGCAGCGTCGTCAGGCGATCGATTTCACCACCGTCGTGTATCGCGTGCCGACGCAACTGATCGCGAAGCGCGACAGCGGTTTGCTGCCGACGCCGGCATCGTTGAAGGGCAAACGCGTGGGCGTGTTGCAGGCGTCGATTCAGGAAACCTTCGCGAAGACGCATTGGGAACCGGCTGGCGTCACCGTGGTGCCATATCAGGATCAGAACCAGGTGTACACGGATCTCGTGGCGGGCCGGCTCGATGCCACGCTCGTTCTCGCGCCGGCTGGACAGACGGGTTTTCTGTCGAAGCCTAACGGCAAGGACTACGCGTTCGTCGGTCAGCCGGTGCGCGACGACAAGATTCTCGGCAGCGGCATCGCCTACGGGATTCGTAAGGGCGACACTGCGCTGCGCGATCAGCTGAACGCGGCGATTGCGAAGGTCCAGGCCGACGGCACGGTGAAGACGCTGGCGGCGAAATACCTCGGCAATATCGACGTGACGGCGAAGTAACTTACTGGCCTTGCCCGGCGGGCGCCGCCTGGCGATGGGCGCCGCGAAATTCGTTCTCGGCGTTGACCATGCGGCGCTTGAGCATCGGCACGTTGTTCACCACGCGCAAGCTGGTGCGCATTGCGCTCAACGCCATCCGTCCGACCACCGGCCGATGCAGCGCGCCGCTCGCATCGAACTGCTTGCGCGATTCCGCGACTGCGTGAAAACCGTAGCGGCGCATCTCTTCTTCGTAGCCCGCGACGGCGTCGTAACCCGACAGCTTGCCGTGTTGTGCATCGCCCAAACGCGAAGCAAGCAGCGCGGCATCGCGCAGCGCGGTGTTCGCACCCACGCCGCGGCCCGGCGTCATCAGATGCACCGCGTCGCCGAGGACGGTGACGTTGGTGGTCGGCCATGCGTCGACGGGAACCGACGTGCGTACATCGACGCTGAAGGCGGTGGACGGATCCGATGCGCGAATGAGGGCGCGTAGGTTCGGATGCCAGCCATCGGTGATCTGCGTTGCGAGCGCGAGCAACGCGGCCTGCCCGAGCGATGTGGGATCGGCCGGCAAGTTGTGCAATGCGCCCCAGACGGCCCACATCAGATAGTCGCGCGTGTTGTCGCAGAGCAATCCCGGCCAGCGCGAGAGCAGCTCGGCGTCGTTACTGCCGATGCCGTCCTTCATTCCGTTGCCGTCCGCGCGCCACGGAAATTCCATCACATGCACGATGCCGCCATAACCCTTCGGCGCGTTGATCAGCGTAATGCCGTCGAGTACCTTGGGCGGCAGTAGCGCGCGCGACGTTTCGTCCATGGGCACCTTCGCGCCGACGCTGACGATGCCGGTGTTTTCCAGCCGCGCGTCGGGCAGCAACTGGCGACGCACCTTCGAGCGCGCGCCGTCCGCGCCGATCAGCAGATCCCCGGTGACGTGCGTGCCGTCCGCAAAATATGCGGTGACGCTGCCGTCGGCATGCTGTTCGTACGACGTAAACGTCTTGTCGAAATGCACGTGCGCTTCGAGACCCGTGAGCAGCACTTGCCTGAGTGTCATCCGGCTGACCGATTTGCCGCCGCTCATCGATTCGTCTTCGAGCGGCACCGTGAGCAATTCGGTCATTCGCTCGGTCAGGATGTTGAAGTGACCGGGTGTGCGCGCGCAGGTGGCCAGAAAGGTCGCATACAGTTCGGGCGGAAGGCACGCTTCCAGCGACGCGAGCCCGTGCGCATTGATGCCGACGCGATAGCCCTGCAAGCTGTCCGCGCGCGTGCGGTCGCGTTCGTAGACATTCACGTTGATGCCGGCGCGCTTCAACCCGTGCGCAAGGCAGAGGCCGCCGGTGCCGGCTCCGATCACGATCACCTCCATGGGTTCACGGTTCATGATTTCGCCTCCTTTTTTGCGGCGGGTTGGGCCAGCCTGTACTTGTATTCGCCGGCTGGCAACGTGAAACGTTGAGCCATTTCGTCGATCCATTCCTGGCTCCAGGTCAGCGTGCCGGCCTTCAGATCGGTCACCACGCTGCGCACCCACTCCAGTTCGACAACCCGTTGCGCGCGCACCAGTTCGGCTTCGAGCAGGAAAAGCCGCGGCACCTGCATCCGGGTCGCTTCGTTCATGCCTTCGTCGAAGCGGATCAATTCCCTCTCCAGTGCGCCGATGCGCGTCTCGAGCTGGCGGCACACGTCGTCGGGCGAGAGCATCGGCAGGAAGGAGATGGCGGCCGGAAAGGCTGGGAATTCCCGGGCGGGTTGCGCAAGCTGTTCGCGCAGCCACAGACGGCCGGTGTCGCGGCCGGCTTCGGTGATTTCATAGACCGTGCGTTCGGGGAACGCGCCGTCGCGCTCCGTTTCGCGGATGGCGATCAGGTCGCCGCGCAAAAGGCGATCGATGGTTTGGTAGAGGCTGTTGCGCTGACCGACGTTGATCACCTCATCTTTGCCGCGTGCCTTGATGAGCTGCTGCATTCGGTAGGGATGCAGCGGCGTTTCAGTCAGCATGGAGAGGACGGCGAGGGCGAGCGGAGAGTGGCGGACCATAGTCAAAGTGGCTGCAAGTTAGTCATTGTTTGGCTAGTCATAATATAACTATGTATTTTGGGATTGGCAAGCACGAAAAGTCGGGGTTTTCGGTGGGCGTAACGTTTCCCGCGCTGGTCCGCGACGGATTGCGCCGTTAGGATGGGGGTTTGCGCCGACGAGCACAGGCGACGACGTTGCGATGGAATAAAGCGCATGACCGAGGAGCACGCGATGAGCGGGACGAATGACCGGAGTGAATCAGCGGTGACGGCTGCAGCGCCAAAGTTCTGGCGCGACGAAGCATTGCCGTTCATCGAGGCGCGTTCTATCGAAGACGGCCGCGAGGTCTGCTACGCCAAACATTCGCACGAGACGTTCTCGATCGGCGCGGTCACCGGTGGGCATAGCGTGTATGTGAATCGCCACGCGAGTGAATGGATCGGCGCCGGTGCGGTCGTGATGATGAATCCAGACGACGTGCACGCGTGTAACCCGGTCGCCGACGAGCGCTGGTCGTATCGGATGCTGCATGTGGATGTGGAGTGGCTCACGGGTTTGCAACACGACTTGGGTTTCAGCGACAACCACGCGTTTCGCGCTTTCTCGCAGACCATGATGATGGACCCGTCGTTGTTCGACGGGTTGAACCGTCTATACGCGACCCTCGTCGACGACGATAGCGAGCCCATGCGCAAGGAAAGCGCCGCGCTCATGTTCTTTTCGGACGTACAGCAGACGTTGAATCCGGCACCCTTGCCGGATGAAGATGCGAGCAGCCAGGTTGCACGAGCCGCCGAATTCATCGCCGAAAACTGCACCCGTGCATTGAAGCTGGAAGACGTCTGCCAGGCGGCGGAGCTTTCCGCCTCGCACTTGATCCGCGCGTTCAAGCAGCGTTATGGCATGACTCCGCACGCGTATCTGATCAATCGACGCATTCAATACAGCCGCGCGCGACTTCGGCGCGGCCACCCGATAGCGGACGTGGCGCTCGACGCGGGCTTTGCCGATCAGGCGCATTTGCA
The sequence above is drawn from the Paraburkholderia sp. BL23I1N1 genome and encodes:
- a CDS encoding PadR family transcriptional regulator; amino-acid sequence: MVRHSPLALAVLSMLTETPLHPYRMQQLIKARGKDEVINVGQRNSLYQTIDRLLRGDLIAIRETERDGAFPERTVYEITEAGRDTGRLWLREQLAQPAREFPAFPAAISFLPMLSPDDVCRQLETRIGALERELIRFDEGMNEATRMQVPRLFLLEAELVRAQRVVELEWVRSVVTDLKAGTLTWSQEWIDEMAQRFTLPAGEYKYRLAQPAAKKEAKS
- a CDS encoding NAD(P)/FAD-dependent oxidoreductase, whose product is MNREPMEVIVIGAGTGGLCLAHGLKRAGINVNVYERDRTRADSLQGYRVGINAHGLASLEACLPPELYATFLATCARTPGHFNILTERMTELLTVPLEDESMSGGKSVSRMTLRQVLLTGLEAHVHFDKTFTSYEQHADGSVTAYFADGTHVTGDLLIGADGARSKVRRQLLPDARLENTGIVSVGAKVPMDETSRALLPPKVLDGITLINAPKGYGGIVHVMEFPWRADGNGMKDGIGSNDAELLSRWPGLLCDNTRDYLMWAVWGALHNLPADPTSLGQAALLALATQITDGWHPNLRALIRASDPSTAFSVDVRTSVPVDAWPTTNVTVLGDAVHLMTPGRGVGANTALRDAALLASRLGDAQHGKLSGYDAVAGYEEEMRRYGFHAVAESRKQFDASGALHRPVVGRMALSAMRTSLRVVNNVPMLKRRMVNAENEFRGAHRQAAPAGQGQ
- a CDS encoding pyridoxal phosphate-dependent aminotransferase; the encoded protein is MQSATQARSKLPDVGTTIFTVIGQLAAQHDALNLSQGAPNFAPDAKLIDGVAQAMRAGHNQYAPMAGIAALREALAHKVESLYGVRYDPSSEVTVIASASEGLYSTISALVHPGDEVIYFEPSFDSYGPIVRLQGATPIPIKLSLSDFRVNWDEVAAAITPKTRMIIINTPHNPTATVFSEDDIARLKAVTRNTDIVILSDEVYEHVVFDGAKHQSMACDAELAERSVIVSSFGKSYHVTGWRVGYCLAPAALMDEIRKVHQFMVFSADTPMQYAFVDALANRESYLGLSAFYQKKRDLLAHALRESRFELLPSEGSFFMLARFRNFSEESDSDFVLRLIRDARVATIPLSAFYTDGTDSGLIRLSFSKDDATLIEGARRLCEI
- a CDS encoding AraC family transcriptional regulator; amino-acid sequence: MSGTNDRSESAVTAAAPKFWRDEALPFIEARSIEDGREVCYAKHSHETFSIGAVTGGHSVYVNRHASEWIGAGAVVMMNPDDVHACNPVADERWSYRMLHVDVEWLTGLQHDLGFSDNHAFRAFSQTMMMDPSLFDGLNRLYATLVDDDSEPMRKESAALMFFSDVQQTLNPAPLPDEDASSQVARAAEFIAENCTRALKLEDVCQAAELSASHLIRAFKQRYGMTPHAYLINRRIQYSRARLRRGHPIADVALDAGFADQAHLQRTFKRLVAATPGQYRS
- a CDS encoding ABC transporter substrate-binding protein; this translates as MKLLKPLLALACAFASIAASSGAIAADTSTLRFGLEAQYPPFESKGPNGELQGLDVDVGNAVCVAAHLTCKWVETSFDGLIPALQGRKFDAINSAMNATEQRRQAIDFTTVVYRVPTQLIAKRDSGLLPTPASLKGKRVGVLQASIQETFAKTHWEPAGVTVVPYQDQNQVYTDLVAGRLDATLVLAPAGQTGFLSKPNGKDYAFVGQPVRDDKILGSGIAYGIRKGDTALRDQLNAAIAKVQADGTVKTLAAKYLGNIDVTAK